In one window of Desulfonatronospira thiodismutans ASO3-1 DNA:
- the mltG gene encoding endolytic transglycosylase MltG, giving the protein MNAKRVLLYLFLLLVLGTGLSAWYFHHLVHSPQSPESSKEIVRISPGQSFKSIAYHLESMGLIDNATVMYYWGWLQGKATKVQAGHFQVDAQWSMQEMLEHLSTGREQLLRLQIPEGAAWWDVARILEKRELASFEEFQGVVKDKDFLEEMGIHASSAEGFLYPETYYISPSRDVGAEKLARIMINQFWKSTSDLWGEMSFDEIYDMVNKASLIEKETGIAPERRKISGVFHNRLESNMLLQCDPTIIYGLGEDFEGRLRRRHLDDRDNPYNTYHHRGFPPTPICSPGRASIEAALDPQEHGYYYFVSRNDGTHHFSKTLQEHNRAVYRYQIMVR; this is encoded by the coding sequence ATGAACGCCAAAAGAGTACTGCTGTATCTTTTTTTGCTCCTTGTGCTGGGTACTGGACTCAGCGCATGGTACTTTCATCACCTGGTGCACTCCCCCCAGAGCCCGGAGAGCAGCAAGGAAATTGTGCGCATAAGTCCCGGGCAGAGCTTTAAGAGCATTGCTTATCATCTTGAGTCCATGGGGCTCATCGATAATGCCACAGTAATGTACTACTGGGGATGGCTGCAGGGCAAGGCTACAAAAGTCCAGGCAGGACATTTCCAGGTGGATGCTCAGTGGTCCATGCAGGAAATGCTGGAGCACCTGAGTACCGGCAGGGAACAACTGCTCCGCCTGCAGATACCCGAGGGAGCCGCCTGGTGGGATGTGGCCCGGATACTGGAAAAAAGAGAGCTTGCATCCTTTGAGGAGTTTCAAGGGGTGGTCAAGGATAAGGATTTTCTGGAGGAGATGGGCATCCATGCTTCCAGCGCCGAAGGCTTTTTGTATCCAGAAACCTACTATATCTCTCCCAGCAGGGATGTGGGTGCTGAAAAGCTGGCCCGCATAATGATCAATCAGTTCTGGAAGTCCACCAGTGATCTATGGGGGGAAATGTCTTTTGACGAGATCTACGACATGGTGAATAAGGCTTCCCTCATTGAAAAGGAAACCGGGATCGCCCCGGAGCGCCGTAAAATTTCAGGCGTTTTTCACAACCGCCTCGAGAGCAACATGCTTCTGCAATGCGACCCCACCATAATCTACGGCCTGGGGGAAGATTTTGAAGGCAGGCTCAGGCGCAGGCATCTGGATGACAGGGACAATCCTTACAATACTTATCATCACCGGGGTTTTCCCCCGACCCCCATCTGTTCACCCGGCAGAGCATCCATTGAGGCTGCCCTGGATCCACAGGAACATGGGTATTACTATTTTGTTTCCAGAAACGACGGAACCCACCACTTCAGCAAAACCCTGCAGGAACATAACCGGGCTGTCTACCGCTATCAGATCATGGTCCGGTGA